One Brassica napus cultivar Da-Ae chromosome C4, Da-Ae, whole genome shotgun sequence genomic region harbors:
- the LOC106431549 gene encoding 50S ribosomal protein L31, chloroplastic encodes MAVSLPNSFLQINPCAPSLVIKKPVKAASIGANRGSKPAVVQVTCRKKDMHPEFHEDAKVYCNGELVMTTGGTKKEYVVDVWSGNHPFYLGNRSALMVDADQVEKFRKRFAGLSEIMEIPVLKGEIVLPTKKSKGAGKGKKK; translated from the exons ATGGCGGTTTCTCTCCCTAACTCGTTTCTCCAGATCAATCCATGTGCTCCTTCTCTCGTAATCAAAAAG CCGGTTAAGGCGGCATCGATTGGCGCTAACCGGGGAAGTAAACCGGCGGTGGTTCAAGTGACGTGCAGGAAGAAGGATATGCACCCAGAGTTTCACGAGGACGCCAAGGTTTACTGCAACGGAGAGCTCGTGATGACCACCGGAGGGACTAAGAAAGAGTACGTAGTCGATGTTTGGTCTGGTAACCATCCGTTTTACCTCGGGAACCGCTCGGCTTTGATGGTTGATGCTGATCAAGTTGAGAAGTTCCGGAAGAGGTTTGCTGGGTTGTCGGAGATTATGGAGATTCCTGTTTTGAAAGGAGAGATCGTGTTGCCCACGAAGAAAAGTAAAGGTGCTGGTAAAGGGAAGAAGAAATGA